A window from Zingiber officinale cultivar Zhangliang chromosome 7A, Zo_v1.1, whole genome shotgun sequence encodes these proteins:
- the LOC122001344 gene encoding ribosome-recycling factor, chloroplastic-like isoform X2 has protein sequence MALRSLSSSRFVYPSLSAPCPTPSRAHSVRTPGNVHNGNVYTHFPSWSSSFAPVFSCKNLGNNKQHKRRAGIIKCATIEEIEAEKSVIEKDARDRMEKTIETVRASFNAVRTGRANPSMLDRVEVEYYGTPVSLKSIAQINTPDGSTLLVQPYDKSSLKTIEKAIVSSDIGLTPNNDGEVIRLSIPQLTSERRKVAVRNIRRDANKAYEKLEKEKKLSEDNVKDLSSDLQKMTDEYMKKIEAVQKQKEKELLTV, from the exons ATGGCTCTCCGATCCCTTTCTTCCTCCCGGTTCGTTTACCCTAGCCTCAGTGCTCCTTGCCCCACACCGTCAAGAGCCCATTCCGTCAGAACACCAG GAAATGTCCATAATGGAAATGTTTACACACATTTTCCCTCATGGAGTTCATCTTTTGCACCTGTATTCTCTTGCAAGAATTTGGGCAATAATAAACAACACAAGAGAAG agctggaatcatCAAGTGTGCAACCATTGAAGAAATTGAGGCTGAGAAATCTGTGATTGAGAAGGATGCT AGAGATAGGATGGAGAAGACTATTGAAACAGTCCGAGCAAGTTTCAATGCAGTGAGAACAGGAAGAGCAAATCCTTCTATGCTTGACCGAGTTGAG GTTGAGTACTATGGTACTCCTGTCAGCTTGAAGAGTATTGCACAAATCAATACACCAGATGGAAGCACTCTTCTTGTGCAGCCCTATGACAAATCTAG CTTAAAAACTATTGAGAAGGCAATAGTAAGTTCTGACATTGGTTTAACACCAAACAATGATGGAGAGGTGATACGACTAAGCATCCCTCAATTGACATCTGAGCGGAGAAAG GTTGCAGTAAGAAATATACGAAGAGATGCAAATAAAGCTTACGAGAAACTTGAGAAA GAGAAGAAACTATCTGAAGATAATGTTAAAGATTTGTCAAGTGATCTTCAA AAAATGACTGATGAGTACATGAAGAAGATTGAGGCCGTCCAAAAACAGAAGGAAAAG GAACTGTTAACAGTTTAG
- the LOC122001343 gene encoding thermospermine synthase ACAULIS5-like codes for MGDMSKRNCCWYEEEIEQNLRWCFALNSILHTGSSQYQDIALLDTKPFGKVLVLDGKLQSAEMDEFIYHESLVHPALLHHPNPKNVFIMGGGEGSTAREILRHCTVEMVTMCDIDEEVVDFCKSHLLANKGAFFDPRLHVVINDARAELEKREDQFDVIVGDLADPIEGGPCYKLYTKSFYEGTLKPRLKEGGIFVTQAGPAGIFSHTQVFSCIYNTLRHVFRYVVPYSAHVPSYADTWGWVMASESPLDLDAEKFDVRIRQRIEGENRYLDGKTFASASILSKAVRKSLAKETQLYTEGSAKFIYGHGNCNDTRA; via the exons ATGGGCGACATGTCCAAGAGGAACTGCTGCTGGTACGAAGAGGAGATCGAGCAGAATCTGAGATGGTGCTTTGCTCTCAACAG CATCCTGCACACCGGCTCATCTCAGTATCAGGACATCGCTTTGCTCGACACCAAGCCCTTCGGGAAG GTTCTTGTTCTTGACGGGAAGCTTCAGAGTGCAGAAATGGATGAGTTCATTTACCACGAGTCTCTCGTTCACCCTGCCCTCCTCCATCACcccaa TCCGAAGAACGTATTCATCATGGGGGGAGGTGAGGGTTCCACAGCAAGGGAAATCCTGAGGCACTGCACGGTGGAGATGGTGACCATGTGCGACATAGACGAG GAAGTGGTAGATTTCTGCAAGTCTCATCTTCTTGCCAATAAAGGGGCCTTCTTTGATCCTAGACTCCATGTCGTAATCAATGATGCAAG AGCTGAGTTGGAAAAGAGAGAGGACCAGTTTGATGTGATCGTAGGAGACTTGGCTGACCCTATTGAAGGAGGACCATGCTACAAACTGTACACCAAGTCCTTCTACGAGGGGACCCTAAAGCCCAGGCTCAAGGAGGGTGGAATCTTTGTCACACAG GCAGGACCAGCAGGAATCTTTTCTCATACACAAGTGTTTTCCTGCATCTACAACACACTCAGACATGTTTTCAGAT ATGTTGTGCCTTACTCTGCTCATGTACCTTCTTATGCTGATACATGGGGTTGGGTCATG GCATCTGAGTCACCACTGGATCTAGATGCTGAGAAGTTTGACGTGAGGATTAGGCAGAGGATTGAAGGAGAAAACAGATACCTCGATGGCAAGACCTTTGCCTCAGCTTCCATCTTGAGCAAAGCTGTGAGGAAATC GTTGGCAAAGGAAACCCAACTGTACACTGAAGGATCAGCCAAGTTCATTTATGGCCATGGAAACTGCAATGATACTCGAGCTTGA
- the LOC122001344 gene encoding ribosome-recycling factor, chloroplastic-like isoform X1 translates to MALRSLSSSRFVYPSLSAPCPTPSRAHSVRTPGNVHNGNVYTHFPSWSSSFAPVFSCKNLGNNKQHKRRAGIIKCATIEEIEAEKSVIEKDARDRMEKTIETVRASFNAVRTGRANPSMLDRVEVEYYGTPVSLKSIAQINTPDGSTLLVQPYDKSSLKTIEKAIVSSDIGLTPNNDGEVIRLSIPQLTSERRKELSKVVTKLAEEAKVAVRNIRRDANKAYEKLEKEKKLSEDNVKDLSSDLQKMTDEYMKKIEAVQKQKEKELLTV, encoded by the exons ATGGCTCTCCGATCCCTTTCTTCCTCCCGGTTCGTTTACCCTAGCCTCAGTGCTCCTTGCCCCACACCGTCAAGAGCCCATTCCGTCAGAACACCAG GAAATGTCCATAATGGAAATGTTTACACACATTTTCCCTCATGGAGTTCATCTTTTGCACCTGTATTCTCTTGCAAGAATTTGGGCAATAATAAACAACACAAGAGAAG agctggaatcatCAAGTGTGCAACCATTGAAGAAATTGAGGCTGAGAAATCTGTGATTGAGAAGGATGCT AGAGATAGGATGGAGAAGACTATTGAAACAGTCCGAGCAAGTTTCAATGCAGTGAGAACAGGAAGAGCAAATCCTTCTATGCTTGACCGAGTTGAG GTTGAGTACTATGGTACTCCTGTCAGCTTGAAGAGTATTGCACAAATCAATACACCAGATGGAAGCACTCTTCTTGTGCAGCCCTATGACAAATCTAG CTTAAAAACTATTGAGAAGGCAATAGTAAGTTCTGACATTGGTTTAACACCAAACAATGATGGAGAGGTGATACGACTAAGCATCCCTCAATTGACATCTGAGCGGAGAAAG GAACTATCCAAAGTTGTTACCAAACTTGCCGAGGAAGCAAAG GTTGCAGTAAGAAATATACGAAGAGATGCAAATAAAGCTTACGAGAAACTTGAGAAA GAGAAGAAACTATCTGAAGATAATGTTAAAGATTTGTCAAGTGATCTTCAA AAAATGACTGATGAGTACATGAAGAAGATTGAGGCCGTCCAAAAACAGAAGGAAAAG GAACTGTTAACAGTTTAG